The genomic segment TCGATATTTTGATTATTATCTTTTAGGATTTTTTCTTTTATATCGGAAAAACTTTGTATTCTGTCGGATGGATTAAGTCGTATCATTTCTGATAATAGACTTTCATATCTAAATTCATAAAAAATCTTTTCTTGATATAGATACTTACCGATTTGTTCAAATAATTTACCTACAAAATAGATTTCTGTCTTATGACTATATATATTCTGTGTAAAATCATACGGTTTATCACACCACCAATTTAGGCTAATGCTTTTCTCACAATCATCATCATAATTTATAGTTTTCCCAAATCCAAAATCTATAACTTTAACCTGACCATTGAAATTTACCAATATGTTGTTTATGCGTATATCTCTATGTAATATATTGTTACTTTCTAAATATACAAATGCCTCTATAACTTGTTCAAAAACAGAGTTTATTCTTTCAGGATTCTTTTTTAGATAGGTGCAGATATCCTCACCATCAATATATTCCATCAAAATATAACCTGTGGTTTGTTCAGGATATAAATAGTAATTAAATATTCGTACAATATTAGGATGATAGAGTTGAAACATTAATTTTATTTCATTTTTAAAATATTGATAATATTTTTCTTTAATCTGATTGGAATGGGGCTGATATTTCTTACATACAAACAGTATCTGCATTTCTTGATCAAGTAGTATAACAGTCTCTCCTAATCCGCCGTTTCCAAGATAGTCTAAAAATAAAAAATCTTTCTTGCGCAGAAAGGAAACTATATCATTTGGCCTTTTCCGATCCTGTACTGTTTCCATATCCGATGATTTTTCAAGTTTTAGTTGTTCAGTATATTGTATATCAGACATAGTATTCTAATCTCCTTAATTTTATATCTGTTTCCGCTTCCCCGTAAGCAGCCCCTCCGTCTTTTTCCCATACAGCTCGAACAAAAAAGCCACACGGGCGGCATCGTCGGGGAAGGCTGTTTTACGATACAGCTTATCCACAGCGGAATCAAGGGCGGCGTGCGCTTTGGTGAGTACCGGCGGCATAGTATTGGGATCGTATAAGTCGGCAAGGGAGCTATCGGGGAACTGCGCCCGCGCGTCCAATACCGCTTGCGCCTTTTGAATAATCGCTGCCTTTTGTGCTTCCGAAACATCCGGCCACGGGAAGTTGTTATACACGATCTGTGCAGAATAGCGGTAATCGCTTTTGAGCCGCCCGCATACGGTACGCATCCACGCCATGTGCATTTGCGAAGTAAGCACCCCGAATTCGTACAGCGTTGCGTTGGGAACGATAAGCGTTGAATCGCTTGCGATAACGAATGTGTCTAAAAAGCCGATGGGAATATAGCGCCTGCGTTCGGAGGAAACGCGCGGTACAAGGAGATAATGTCCCGACTCCGGCATATTTTCTACGTGAAACCGTGTTGGTGTATCAGCTATTTTCCGCGTTCCCTCACTTTTGCTCATCTGTCGGAATGTACGGACATTTTCAATACGCTGCAATGAATACGGCATTTTTCTAAGCTTATGAGGCGGACAATCTCCGAGCCATAAGCACCAGCGTACTTTATTATTGATAAACTCATCAGAACCGTACCAGCGCTTAAAATATGCTGCGGACTGCGGCTCCAGTTTTACAAACGCCTCTTTTTCTTCATCAGAAAAGAGATAATTTCCATCATCAATCGGCTTATTTCCTATGCCCATTTCGGAAACGGCATCCAATGGTACTGTTCTACTATCAATAAACACATTTTGCGCATCGGCTAAATAAGCATTTATTCGCTTGACTGTTTGAGCTTTCGGCTCTCCTTTTATATCGTCATATAAAAAGAGTTGCTTTTCCGTTCGGTTCCGGAGAGAAAAGCCGACAATAATGCAGTACACTGCCGCATTTCCCCGCGCTTCATTCGACCACTTAAAAGTCTGGTGCGCAAAATTGATATGCACCCCGCGCGCAAAAAGATTGGGCCACAAAATCGGTACCTGCTGCCCCTGACAAATAGAATTAGTAGAAACAAAGGCGCATTCAATCTGCGTTCCTTGAATATACTCCGCAGCCTTTTTATACCAGCCCGTAACGTAGTCAAGATTCCCTGCATTCTTTACCCCGCTAAAAAGCATTGCAAGCTCCGCAGACTGTTCTTTCTCCATCACCCGCGCACCTAAAAACGGCGGATTTCCCAGAATATACGAAAGGTTATGTTTTGGTACGATGGTCTCCCAATC from the Treponema medium genome contains:
- a CDS encoding protein kinase family protein, whose product is MSDIQYTEQLKLEKSSDMETVQDRKRPNDIVSFLRKKDFLFLDYLGNGGLGETVILLDQEMQILFVCKKYQPHSNQIKEKYYQYFKNEIKLMFQLYHPNIVRIFNYYLYPEQTTGYILMEYIDGEDICTYLKKNPERINSVFEQVIEAFVYLESNNILHRDIRINNILVNFNGQVKVIDFGFGKTINYDDDCEKSISLNWWCDKPYDFTQNIYSHKTEIYFVGKLFEQIGKYLYQEKIFYEFRYESLLSEMIRLNPSDRIQSFSDIKEKILKDNNQNIEFFTDEEKKIYKNFIDALVTSIAMIDKDASYTTDIDIIIQKIQNIYTINQLENEVQNISDVIRTFISGRFRYYPQQHYDCYLLKNFINLLKNSNNGRKNIILLNIHNRLNQIEHNSIDFFDPVPF
- a CDS encoding class I SAM-dependent DNA methyltransferase encodes the protein MREKLIECCALDWSGISPAIFGAMFQSVMKPEERHALGAHYTSETNILKLIHPLFLDSLWTEFDKYKQYTSEARVTNLNALHDKIAHLTFLDPACGCGNFLVIAYRELRLLELALIEELQSADQQLLDVGEYIKVNVNQFYGIELEEFPAQIAQTALWLMDHQMNRLVGSRFGQYFARIPLVNSASIVQGNALALDWETIVPKHNLSYILGNPPFLGARVMEKEQSAELAMLFSGVKNAGNLDYVTGWYKKAAEYIQGTQIECAFVSTNSICQGQQVPILWPNLFARGVHINFAHQTFKWSNEARGNAAVYCIIVGFSLRNRTEKQLFLYDDIKGEPKAQTVKRINAYLADAQNVFIDSRTVPLDAVSEMGIGNKPIDDGNYLFSDEEKEAFVKLEPQSAAYFKRWYGSDEFINNKVRWCLWLGDCPPHKLRKMPYSLQRIENVRTFRQMSKSEGTRKIADTPTRFHVENMPESGHYLLVPRVSSERRRYIPIGFLDTFVIASDSTLIVPNATLYEFGVLTSQMHMAWMRTVCGRLKSDYRYSAQIVYNNFPWPDVSEAQKAAIIQKAQAVLDARAQFPDSSLADLYDPNTMPPVLTKAHAALDSAVDKLYRKTAFPDDAARVAFLFELYGKKTEGLLTGKRKQI